One region of Paenibacillus polymyxa M1 genomic DNA includes:
- a CDS encoding peptidylprolyl isomerase: MKKGRIDLENGGIVEIDFFPEEAPNTVANFEKLANSGYYNGLSFHRVIPGFVAQGGCPIGNGTGGPGYTIDCETATNTTKHAKGVLSMAHAGRNTGGSQFFICYAPQPHLDGVHTVFGKVTKGMEFIDAVKQGDKMKEVKVFDV, translated from the coding sequence ATGAAAAAAGGTAGAATAGATCTTGAAAACGGCGGTATCGTCGAAATTGACTTTTTCCCAGAAGAAGCTCCAAACACCGTTGCTAACTTTGAAAAGCTGGCAAACAGCGGTTACTACAATGGTTTGAGCTTCCACCGTGTCATCCCGGGCTTTGTTGCTCAAGGGGGTTGTCCGATCGGTAATGGTACTGGCGGTCCTGGCTACACCATTGACTGTGAAACAGCTACGAATACAACAAAGCATGCCAAAGGCGTTCTGTCCATGGCTCATGCAGGTCGCAACACAGGTGGCAGCCAATTCTTTATTTGCTACGCTCCACAGCCGCATTTAGATGGAGTACATACTGTATTTGGTAAAGTAACCAAAGGTATGGAATTCATTGATGCTGTAAAACAAGGCGACAAAATGAAAGAGGTTAAAGTATTTGACGTGTAA
- the sigF gene encoding RNA polymerase sporulation sigma factor SigF — protein MEAGGKKTSHSYLEDTEVKRLIALSQSGDNDARETLVNSNIRLVWSVVQRFMNRGYEPDDLFQIGCIGLLKSVDKFDLSYEVKFSTYAVPMIIGEIQRFLRDDGTLKVSRSLKETANKVRKMKDELSKRLNRLPTVKEVADELGVTPEDVVFAQEANKPPTSIHETVFENDGDPITLMDQIADESQERWFDKLALNEAIDGLSERERLIVYLRYYRDQTQSEVASRLGISQVQVSRLEKKILQLIRDQIAQ, from the coding sequence ATGGAAGCAGGAGGAAAAAAAACTTCGCACAGCTATTTGGAGGATACAGAGGTCAAGCGGCTTATTGCACTGAGCCAATCTGGTGATAATGATGCTCGTGAGACACTGGTCAATAGTAATATCCGGCTCGTCTGGTCTGTCGTGCAGCGCTTTATGAACCGGGGGTATGAACCTGACGATCTTTTTCAAATTGGTTGCATCGGATTGTTAAAATCGGTGGATAAATTCGATCTCAGCTACGAAGTCAAATTTTCAACATATGCGGTGCCGATGATTATCGGTGAGATTCAACGGTTCCTTCGAGATGACGGTACACTCAAGGTTAGCCGTTCCTTGAAGGAAACAGCCAATAAGGTTCGCAAAATGAAGGACGAGCTATCCAAACGGCTCAATCGTCTGCCTACAGTCAAGGAGGTTGCTGATGAGCTGGGAGTGACACCGGAGGATGTTGTTTTTGCGCAGGAGGCGAATAAGCCTCCTACCTCGATTCACGAAACGGTGTTTGAAAATGATGGGGACCCGATTACACTTATGGATCAGATTGCCGACGAATCACAGGAAAGATGGTTCGACAAGCTGGCGCTGAATGAGGCCATTGACGGATTATCTGAGCGGGAGCGATTGATTGTGTACTTGCGTTATTATCGGGATCAGACTCAATCAGAGGTTGCAAGTCGTCTTGGTATTTCTCAGGTGCAGGTATCACGATTGGAAAAAAAGATTTTACAACTAATCCGCGATCAGATTGCCCAATAA
- a CDS encoding stage V sporulation protein AB: MIFVQAALQIILGIAGGLAVGSGVIAFFIVLDIMPRLAQLTRTYKKSRAYEKAMILGSVVGTVADFWNICLPLPGIFTWIPGLFCGVFIGLLAAALTEVLNLLPILAKRLHMTVYMFGLLMAMVLGKVTGSLFDWFVYNR; encoded by the coding sequence ATGATATTTGTACAGGCTGCACTTCAGATTATTTTGGGTATCGCTGGGGGGCTGGCGGTAGGTAGCGGTGTGATTGCTTTTTTTATTGTGCTGGATATTATGCCGCGATTAGCACAACTCACCCGGACGTATAAAAAATCACGTGCATACGAAAAGGCGATGATTTTAGGTTCAGTGGTGGGAACCGTGGCCGATTTTTGGAACATCTGCTTGCCATTACCGGGCATATTTACATGGATACCTGGTTTGTTTTGCGGAGTGTTTATTGGCTTGCTCGCCGCGGCTCTAACAGAGGTGCTGAATCTCCTGCCCATACTGGCCAAGCGACTCCATATGACTGTATACATGTTTGGTCTGTTAATGGCAATGGTGCTTGGCAAGGTAACGGGTTCCTTATTTGATTGGTTTGTATACAACCGTTAA
- a CDS encoding spore germination protein: MDHRTDQDQQEHYHGDGAIGRENHTDGESLGSWKQKQEQEAARLKHKKESERSDNVEESIRYWQIEDDISPKMKENRETLKMVLGLGETFDVVFREMTTGGRHIGYLFLNTFAKDQIMLEVLKRLTYLTPDDMTSAGLQAYFENFIPHIQVEKTDKMSVVINKVLTGMSALFMEGERFAVILDTRNYPVRSPEEPSLERVVRGARDGFTETMLTNVGLVRRRLRDPGLKFEAMQVGRRTRTDVCLGYIDDIVDKVMVDTVRDKIKNVNLDGIPLADKQLEETIINKGWNPYPLVRYSERPDVVASHIMEGRLVIFVDTSPSVMILPTTFFDLCQHAEENRQTAFMGSYLRWVRFIGIFASMFLLPMWLLMVINPELKPAFLDFIGPQKEAHFPLIAQFIIVELGVDLMRMAAVHTPTPLASAMGLIAAILVGDIAVKTGLFVNEVVLYMAVAAIGMFATPSYELGLANRLIRLFLLIAVAIFHVPGFVVGTTLIILMLTLHRSYNSSYLWPFIPFNAKALASILFRMPVLDAPNRPSFNKTRDNTRMPHTDANTDSNSGNGQEH, from the coding sequence ATGGATCACAGAACGGATCAGGATCAGCAGGAGCATTATCATGGAGACGGAGCAATTGGAAGGGAAAATCATACTGACGGGGAAAGTTTGGGCTCCTGGAAGCAAAAGCAGGAGCAGGAAGCCGCCCGTCTTAAGCACAAAAAAGAAAGCGAGCGTTCTGATAATGTAGAGGAATCCATTCGTTATTGGCAGATTGAGGATGATATTTCGCCAAAGATGAAGGAAAATCGTGAAACCCTTAAGATGGTATTGGGTTTGGGAGAAACCTTTGATGTTGTATTTAGAGAAATGACAACAGGTGGCCGCCATATCGGGTATTTGTTCTTGAATACCTTTGCCAAGGATCAGATCATGCTTGAGGTGCTAAAGCGGCTCACCTATCTGACGCCGGATGACATGACTTCAGCTGGACTTCAAGCGTATTTCGAAAATTTTATTCCACATATACAGGTGGAGAAGACGGATAAGATGTCCGTTGTCATAAACAAGGTACTGACGGGAATGAGTGCTCTCTTCATGGAAGGCGAGCGTTTTGCTGTTATTCTGGATACTCGTAATTACCCTGTACGGAGCCCAGAAGAACCTTCCTTGGAGAGAGTTGTGCGCGGTGCACGTGATGGTTTTACTGAAACGATGCTTACAAATGTAGGTTTAGTGCGTCGGCGTTTGCGAGACCCCGGACTTAAATTCGAGGCCATGCAGGTCGGACGCCGAACTCGAACAGATGTATGCTTGGGCTACATTGATGATATTGTGGATAAGGTCATGGTGGATACGGTACGAGACAAAATTAAAAATGTTAATCTGGATGGTATTCCACTGGCTGATAAGCAATTAGAGGAGACGATTATCAATAAAGGTTGGAATCCATATCCATTAGTACGATATTCAGAGCGACCAGATGTTGTGGCTTCGCATATTATGGAAGGAAGGCTCGTAATTTTCGTTGATACCTCACCCAGCGTAATGATTTTGCCTACCACTTTTTTTGACCTGTGCCAGCATGCAGAAGAGAATCGGCAAACCGCTTTTATGGGTAGCTATTTACGCTGGGTACGTTTTATAGGCATATTCGCCTCGATGTTTCTGCTTCCGATGTGGCTGCTAATGGTTATCAATCCCGAATTAAAACCGGCGTTTCTCGATTTTATCGGCCCTCAAAAGGAAGCGCATTTTCCGCTGATTGCCCAGTTTATCATTGTGGAACTAGGGGTCGATCTTATGCGAATGGCAGCTGTGCATACTCCGACACCATTGGCTTCCGCCATGGGGTTGATTGCAGCCATTCTGGTTGGTGATATAGCGGTTAAGACGGGACTGTTCGTAAATGAAGTCGTATTGTACATGGCTGTTGCTGCCATAGGAATGTTCGCAACACCAAGCTATGAGCTGGGACTCGCGAATAGACTGATTCGACTATTCCTGCTGATTGCTGTTGCTATTTTTCACGTACCAGGCTTTGTCGTGGGCACGACACTGATCATTTTGATGCTGACGCTGCATCGGTCATATAATTCTTCGTATTTGTGGCCGTTTATTCCTTTTAATGCCAAAGCGTTAGCTTCCATTTTGTTCCGTATGCCTGTACTTGATGCGCCTAACCGCCCGTCATTTAATAAAACGAGGGACAATACGCGTATGCCCCATACGGATGCCAACACCGATTCGAACTCAGGCAATGGACAGGAGCATTAA
- a CDS encoding D-alanyl-D-alanine carboxypeptidase family protein, with translation MKKKVVAFILACLVALTAVPVGGWAEESRPESKTKVGSAAELAPEALSAILMDADTGTVIYEKNSREKLPPASITKIMTMLLTMEAIHDGKLKLTDKVRASEYASSMGGSQIFLEPGEEMTVDEMLKGIAMASGNDASVAMAEKIAGSEQAFVEMMNAKVQQLGLKDTHFANCNGLPVENHYSSAHDIAVMSRELLKYPQITKYTGAYQDYLRKSSVKPFWLVNTNKLVRFYTGADGLKTGYTSEAKFCLSATAKRDGLRVVAVVLGEPNTKIRNNEVSSMFDYAFSQYTMKSIYKPGEKLGSVKVEKGVLPELEIQADRSYSVLVKKGGNKQTLRHELQLTPSLKAPVRVGDPVGKLVVYQDGQRLKEFNITSPVAIEKAGWWKLFKRTMSNLFSL, from the coding sequence GTGAAGAAAAAAGTGGTGGCGTTCATCCTGGCTTGTCTGGTAGCCTTGACTGCCGTCCCTGTCGGCGGTTGGGCCGAAGAAAGCAGACCTGAAAGCAAAACCAAAGTAGGATCAGCAGCTGAGCTGGCTCCCGAGGCTCTTTCGGCGATCTTGATGGATGCAGATACAGGCACAGTCATCTATGAAAAAAACAGTCGTGAAAAGCTTCCTCCAGCAAGCATCACTAAGATCATGACGATGCTGCTAACAATGGAGGCCATTCATGATGGCAAGCTCAAGCTGACCGATAAAGTACGGGCCAGTGAGTATGCGTCTTCAATGGGAGGCTCACAAATTTTCTTGGAGCCGGGAGAAGAAATGACGGTCGATGAGATGCTGAAGGGAATTGCGATGGCTTCGGGCAACGACGCCTCTGTAGCGATGGCGGAGAAAATTGCGGGGTCTGAACAGGCTTTTGTCGAGATGATGAATGCCAAGGTGCAGCAGCTCGGACTCAAAGATACGCATTTTGCCAATTGCAACGGTTTACCCGTAGAAAATCACTATTCCTCTGCGCATGATATTGCGGTTATGAGCCGGGAACTGTTGAAATATCCACAAATTACGAAATATACGGGAGCGTATCAGGACTATTTGCGCAAATCCTCGGTCAAGCCCTTTTGGCTGGTGAATACGAATAAGCTTGTTCGCTTCTATACCGGAGCAGACGGTCTGAAAACGGGCTATACGTCAGAAGCAAAGTTCTGCCTTTCCGCTACGGCGAAGCGTGATGGCTTACGTGTCGTAGCTGTCGTACTCGGTGAGCCGAACACGAAGATACGCAACAATGAGGTTTCTTCCATGTTCGACTACGCATTTTCTCAATATACAATGAAATCCATATATAAACCAGGTGAAAAGCTGGGCAGTGTAAAAGTTGAAAAAGGTGTATTACCAGAGCTGGAAATTCAGGCGGACCGTTCTTACAGTGTGCTGGTGAAAAAAGGCGGCAACAAACAAACACTGCGTCACGAGCTGCAACTGACTCCAAGCCTTAAAGCTCCTGTCCGGGTGGGTGACCCCGTTGGTAAGCTGGTCGTCTATCAGGATGGACAACGCCTTAAGGAGTTTAATATCACTTCTCCTGTGGCGATCGAGAAGGCCGGCTGGTGGAAATTGTTTAAACGTACCATGTCAAACCTATTTTCTTTGTAG
- a CDS encoding 2-oxoacid:acceptor oxidoreductase family protein, which yields MSILTRTNRLGFFEIRLESIGGLGANLAGKMLAETGVLGLGLNASNFSSYGSEKKGSPVKSFVRFCEPEVDIRDHSPIEQPHVVGIFHETLYKTVNVISGLPADGIVVVNSTRPAEEIRADLGLVSGTLAVVDAMGIALEERTKLNTSMLGALFRVCDFLDPEAMRSVIRSTFEKKNPQLVEPNLRTFNRGFEEMQLHVYPVTADAQDRVFERPQPLLGYETQLLGGVIATQGNSMTKDVSGSRQGYVPEYEADKCTHCAKCDSICPDYCFVWEEQADKRGRMMPFLQGIDYQYCKGCLKCVDICPSGALSSRREQWGWAEQNRVAHQFPVYEGGRA from the coding sequence TTGTCTATTTTAACGCGCACAAATCGACTCGGATTTTTTGAAATCCGGCTGGAATCCATTGGTGGACTCGGCGCAAATCTGGCTGGCAAAATGTTGGCCGAAACCGGGGTACTTGGTCTGGGACTGAATGCTTCAAATTTCTCATCCTACGGTTCGGAAAAGAAGGGATCTCCAGTTAAAAGCTTTGTTCGCTTCTGTGAGCCGGAGGTGGATATTCGCGATCACAGTCCGATCGAGCAACCGCATGTGGTAGGCATTTTCCATGAAACGTTATACAAAACGGTAAATGTAATCAGCGGCCTGCCAGCAGATGGGATTGTAGTGGTCAATTCCACACGTCCGGCAGAAGAAATACGGGCTGATTTGGGACTGGTATCCGGTACATTAGCAGTGGTGGATGCGATGGGCATCGCACTGGAAGAGCGGACCAAACTAAATACGTCCATGCTAGGTGCCTTGTTCCGTGTCTGTGATTTCCTGGACCCGGAAGCAATGAGATCGGTTATTCGCAGTACTTTTGAAAAGAAAAATCCACAATTAGTGGAACCTAATCTGCGTACGTTTAATCGTGGTTTTGAAGAAATGCAACTACATGTATATCCGGTTACTGCTGATGCGCAGGATCGGGTTTTTGAACGTCCGCAGCCTTTGCTAGGGTACGAAACTCAATTGCTGGGGGGCGTTATTGCAACTCAGGGCAACAGCATGACGAAAGATGTTAGTGGTTCACGTCAGGGTTATGTACCTGAGTATGAAGCTGATAAATGTACTCATTGTGCCAAGTGTGATTCGATTTGCCCGGATTACTGCTTTGTATGGGAAGAGCAAGCAGACAAACGCGGAAGAATGATGCCGTTTTTGCAAGGGATTGATTACCAGTATTGCAAAGGGTGTCTGAAGTGTGTAGATATTTGCCCGTCAGGGGCATTAAGCTCGCGTCGCGAACAATGGGGCTGGGCGGAGCAGAATCGCGTTGCCCACCAATTTCCAGTATATGAAGGAGGGCGTGCGTAA
- a CDS encoding stage V sporulation protein AA has product MNHSPAPIVYLRLRSRVRMIQGQDLHLGDVAHLLTEPEWEKDLLELVLKRPQKQDGNLILVDMLQIISKIRDHIPGVVVESLGKPHVLVELVERPRKPSKILFVLVWLLLFFGSALTIMNFHADVSMMEVQVRIVEMITGQKDEHPYLFQIAYSIGIGFGMIVFFNHLFKKKWNEEPTPLEVEMYLYQENVDQYVVAEEYEKMARLQPKDKKP; this is encoded by the coding sequence ATGAATCATAGTCCGGCTCCTATTGTCTACTTGCGGCTCCGCAGCCGTGTGCGTATGATCCAAGGGCAGGATTTACATTTGGGCGATGTAGCCCATCTGCTGACGGAGCCCGAATGGGAAAAGGATCTGCTTGAACTTGTTCTCAAGCGGCCGCAGAAGCAGGACGGTAACCTGATACTGGTGGACATGCTACAGATCATATCAAAAATTAGAGATCATATTCCGGGAGTTGTAGTTGAATCTCTCGGGAAACCACATGTACTTGTGGAACTCGTGGAGAGACCCCGTAAGCCATCCAAAATACTGTTCGTGTTGGTATGGTTGCTCCTGTTTTTTGGCTCTGCGCTGACGATTATGAACTTTCATGCTGACGTTAGCATGATGGAGGTGCAGGTTCGGATTGTAGAAATGATTACGGGACAAAAGGATGAGCACCCGTACTTGTTCCAAATTGCTTACTCGATCGGCATCGGCTTTGGTATGATCGTATTTTTTAATCACTTGTTCAAGAAAAAATGGAATGAGGAGCCGACGCCACTGGAGGTGGAAATGTATCTGTATCAGGAAAATGTGGATCAGTATGTTGTGGCAGAGGAGTATGAAAAGATGGCTCGTTTGCAGCCAAAGGATAAGAAACCATGA
- the spoIIAA gene encoding anti-sigma F factor antagonist, translated as MNLQIEMEHHRGVLIVRLSGELDHHTSDMVRMQMDEAIQRRQCEHIVLSLKNLQFMDSSGLGVILGRYKLIKQKGGKMAVCDVNPPVHRLLDMSGLFKIMPIYDNEGNALTELEVVS; from the coding sequence ATGAACCTGCAAATTGAAATGGAGCATCACCGGGGAGTACTTATTGTAAGGCTGTCTGGTGAACTTGATCACCATACGTCGGATATGGTCCGTATGCAAATGGATGAGGCGATTCAACGCCGGCAATGCGAACATATCGTGCTCAGCCTGAAGAATCTTCAGTTTATGGATAGTTCCGGCCTTGGCGTTATCTTGGGACGATACAAACTGATCAAGCAAAAGGGTGGGAAAATGGCAGTCTGTGATGTCAATCCGCCGGTACATCGATTGCTGGATATGTCAGGCTTATTTAAAATCATGCCCATCTATGACAACGAGGGAAATGCGCTCACGGAATTGGAGGTTGTGTCATGA
- a CDS encoding thiamine pyrophosphate-dependent enzyme, giving the protein MAKLEEELKQTGAAQVTTFESGNEMAATAAAQINYHMMGYFPITPSTEVAQYLDQMKTRGQHNIKLVAADGEHGSAGICYGAAAAGARVVNATSSQGFLYMLEQLPVQSGTRFPMVMNLVTRAVSGPLDIRGDHSDLYYGLNTGWVILTASTPQAVYDMNIMALKIAEHSDVRLPVMVAYDGFYTSHQKRKVQYFADAETVRDFVGPNPNLNYPNITDFDHPVTVGAHMNGDDLTNNHVQLSEALKLSEGVYEQVAAEYAALSGREYPILDLYHMEDAEVAVFLLNSAAESAKDVADQLRTRGIKAGVIRPNIIRPFPAAQLREALRHVKALLVGERADSYGSDGGNLTHEIKAALQEDPLNQTIVLSRIFGLGGKDFYAEDAEAFFQLAIQAAEAGRAEKPFDYYGVNPGSPDKVMPQVMQPPRGNAYRTGLIQVTPDEATGKLKVKVPPLRSLTTKPRRLTPGHGACPGCGALSALELFFKGIEGDIVVLFQTGCVYVVTTGYPYTSHKQPMIHNLFQNGAATLSGALEAYMEMKRRNEIEISDDPTFIMISGDGGMDIGMGSAIGAALRNHKLIMLEYDNEGYMNTGSQQSYSTPMGHMTSTSGVGKMQKGKQGHHKDTVQIMAACNIPYAFTAAESHPQDMLRKAAKAQWYANNVGTAYGKILCACPLNWKSEDRLGTSIVGAAVESCFFPLYEIEQGSTTITYNPEDKGKRIPAAEWLKLMGKTKHLLKEEATLATFEQEIERRWTILKKKHEISEL; this is encoded by the coding sequence ATGGCAAAGCTGGAGGAAGAACTCAAACAGACGGGCGCCGCACAAGTGACAACATTCGAATCCGGTAATGAAATGGCAGCTACGGCGGCTGCGCAGATCAATTATCATATGATGGGATATTTCCCGATTACGCCGTCGACTGAGGTAGCACAGTATCTGGATCAAATGAAAACGCGTGGTCAGCATAATATTAAACTGGTTGCAGCAGATGGAGAACACGGATCGGCAGGGATTTGTTATGGAGCTGCGGCAGCAGGAGCGCGGGTTGTGAACGCTACCAGTTCGCAAGGTTTCCTATACATGCTGGAGCAGTTGCCTGTTCAGTCGGGTACCCGTTTTCCTATGGTTATGAATCTGGTGACAAGAGCTGTCAGTGGTCCCTTGGATATTCGGGGGGATCATTCGGACCTGTATTATGGTTTGAATACAGGCTGGGTCATTTTGACGGCAAGTACGCCACAGGCTGTGTATGATATGAACATTATGGCCCTGAAAATTGCAGAGCATAGCGATGTACGATTGCCTGTAATGGTCGCATACGACGGTTTTTATACGTCCCATCAAAAACGTAAAGTGCAATATTTTGCCGATGCAGAGACCGTGCGCGATTTTGTAGGCCCCAACCCGAACCTAAATTATCCGAATATTACGGATTTTGATCATCCTGTCACTGTGGGTGCGCATATGAACGGCGATGATCTGACGAATAATCACGTTCAACTGTCCGAAGCGTTGAAGCTTTCAGAAGGAGTATATGAGCAGGTAGCAGCAGAATATGCCGCTTTATCCGGTCGGGAATATCCGATTTTGGATCTGTATCATATGGAGGATGCTGAGGTTGCGGTATTTTTGCTGAATTCGGCGGCTGAATCGGCCAAGGATGTGGCAGATCAACTCCGCACGCGCGGCATTAAAGCCGGTGTGATTCGTCCGAATATCATCCGGCCATTCCCAGCTGCACAACTGCGGGAGGCATTGCGCCATGTCAAGGCGCTGTTGGTGGGTGAACGTGCAGATTCGTACGGGTCAGATGGTGGTAATTTGACGCATGAAATCAAGGCGGCGTTGCAAGAGGACCCGTTGAACCAAACCATCGTGTTAAGCCGTATCTTTGGCTTGGGTGGTAAGGACTTTTATGCGGAAGATGCAGAGGCCTTCTTCCAGCTTGCGATTCAGGCGGCAGAGGCTGGACGCGCGGAGAAGCCTTTTGATTATTACGGGGTTAATCCAGGCTCTCCAGACAAGGTGATGCCGCAAGTCATGCAGCCACCACGTGGCAATGCATACCGTACGGGGCTGATTCAGGTTACGCCGGACGAGGCGACTGGGAAGCTCAAAGTCAAGGTACCACCTCTGCGTTCGTTGACAACCAAACCACGCCGTCTTACACCAGGGCATGGGGCTTGTCCTGGTTGTGGAGCCTTGTCTGCGCTTGAGCTATTTTTTAAAGGAATTGAAGGCGATATTGTCGTACTATTCCAGACTGGCTGCGTTTATGTGGTGACGACAGGGTATCCATATACATCACACAAGCAACCGATGATCCACAATCTTTTTCAAAACGGGGCCGCTACCCTTTCAGGTGCGCTGGAAGCTTACATGGAGATGAAGCGACGTAATGAAATTGAGATATCCGATGATCCAACCTTTATCATGATCAGTGGTGACGGCGGGATGGATATCGGTATGGGTTCTGCAATTGGTGCGGCTCTGCGTAACCATAAACTGATTATGCTGGAATATGACAACGAGGGGTACATGAATACAGGTTCGCAGCAATCGTACTCCACTCCAATGGGGCATATGACCAGTACATCGGGTGTAGGGAAAATGCAAAAAGGGAAGCAAGGGCATCATAAGGATACCGTACAAATCATGGCCGCCTGTAACATCCCGTATGCTTTTACCGCAGCCGAAAGCCATCCGCAGGATATGCTGCGCAAAGCGGCCAAGGCTCAATGGTATGCCAACAACGTGGGTACGGCATATGGTAAAATTCTGTGTGCCTGCCCGCTCAACTGGAAATCCGAAGACAGACTGGGTACTAGCATCGTAGGCGCCGCAGTTGAGTCTTGCTTCTTTCCTTTGTACGAAATCGAACAGGGAAGCACGACGATTACGTACAATCCGGAAGACAAGGGAAAACGGATTCCAGCCGCAGAATGGCTGAAATTAATGGGTAAAACGAAGCATCTTCTCAAAGAGGAAGCAACGCTGGCTACCTTTGAGCAGGAGATTGAGCGTCGCTGGACTATCCTGAAAAAGAAACATGAAATTTCGGAGTTATAA
- the spoIIAB gene encoding anti-sigma F factor, giving the protein MREGTGNNFMSLQFAAKSENEAFARVAVAAFISRLDPTMDELSDLKTVVSEAVTNSIIHGYDSDPSGVVTIKVGIEADVITLVVEDAGRGIEDLELAKQPLYTSKPELERSGMGFTIMENFMDEFEAVSEPGGGTSVRMKKRIESKKALYN; this is encoded by the coding sequence ATGAGAGAAGGCACGGGGAACAATTTCATGAGCTTGCAGTTTGCCGCCAAATCGGAAAATGAAGCATTTGCCCGTGTGGCTGTGGCAGCCTTTATTTCCAGGCTTGATCCCACGATGGATGAGCTTAGCGATTTGAAGACCGTCGTGTCTGAAGCGGTGACAAACAGTATTATTCATGGCTATGACAGCGATCCGTCAGGTGTTGTAACGATTAAAGTTGGGATTGAAGCGGACGTGATCACGTTAGTCGTTGAGGATGCAGGACGGGGAATTGAGGATCTGGAGCTGGCCAAGCAGCCTCTCTATACGTCCAAGCCTGAATTGGAACGCTCTGGGATGGGCTTTACGATTATGGAAAATTTCATGGATGAGTTCGAAGCAGTCAGTGAGCCGGGCGGAGGCACGTCGGTCCGGATGAAGAAAAGGATTGAATCCAAGAAAGCTTTATATAATTAG
- the lysA gene encoding diaminopimelate decarboxylase — protein MYLHGSSKINSNGHLEIGGCDTTLLKERFGTPLYIVDEQLVRRRCREFIEAFRETGLKFQVAYASKAFCVMAMCALAAEEGMSLDVVSSGELFTALQAGFPAERIHFHGNNKTPEEIEMALEAQIGCFVVDSKMELHLLQALASEKGQQVNILLRVTPGVEAHTHEYMATGQEDSKFGFDIANGTARQAVEQAIKLDHLNLLGVHSHIGSQIFEVNGFQMAAERVAVFCREIKEQLQYSFKVINLGGGFGIRYTEEDTPLKLSTYVQAIGEAVKTHFSGLYDELPEIWIEPGRSIVGDSGTTLYTVGSIKDIPQVRKYVSVDGGMTDNPRPALYQAKYEAMLANRAQDANEETVSIAGKCCESGDMLIWDVELPRPNSGDLLAVASTGAYNYSMASNYNRIRRPAVVFVNNGEAELVVRRETYEDIVRNDVLPQRLVRDQASSVVQPNAKITVSS, from the coding sequence ATGTATTTGCATGGAAGCAGTAAAATTAACAGCAATGGACATTTGGAGATTGGCGGATGTGATACCACGCTTTTGAAAGAGCGTTTTGGCACGCCGCTATATATTGTAGACGAACAGTTAGTCCGCCGGCGCTGCCGGGAATTTATAGAAGCATTCCGTGAGACCGGTTTAAAGTTTCAAGTGGCTTATGCAAGCAAAGCATTTTGTGTTATGGCAATGTGCGCTTTAGCTGCTGAAGAAGGGATGTCGCTCGACGTTGTTTCCAGCGGAGAGCTGTTCACAGCGCTGCAAGCAGGGTTCCCGGCAGAACGAATCCATTTTCATGGCAATAACAAGACGCCGGAAGAAATTGAAATGGCGTTAGAGGCGCAAATTGGCTGCTTTGTCGTTGATAGCAAGATGGAATTGCATTTGTTACAGGCTCTCGCCTCTGAAAAAGGACAACAGGTCAATATTTTACTGCGGGTTACGCCGGGGGTTGAGGCGCATACGCATGAATATATGGCCACAGGTCAAGAAGATTCAAAATTTGGTTTTGACATTGCGAATGGCACAGCCCGTCAAGCGGTGGAACAGGCTATCAAGCTGGATCACCTTAATCTGCTGGGAGTACATTCTCATATCGGCTCGCAAATCTTCGAAGTCAATGGCTTCCAAATGGCTGCCGAGCGGGTCGCAGTTTTTTGCAGGGAGATTAAGGAACAGCTTCAGTATTCCTTCAAGGTGATTAATCTCGGTGGGGGATTTGGTATCCGTTACACAGAGGAGGACACACCGCTGAAACTATCCACCTATGTACAGGCTATCGGCGAAGCGGTGAAAACTCATTTTTCAGGGCTTTACGATGAACTTCCAGAAATTTGGATTGAGCCGGGACGCAGTATTGTAGGTGATTCAGGTACAACCTTGTATACGGTAGGAAGCATCAAGGATATTCCGCAGGTTCGTAAATACGTTTCTGTAGACGGCGGAATGACAGATAATCCACGTCCTGCACTGTATCAGGCCAAGTATGAAGCAATGCTGGCTAATCGAGCGCAAGATGCGAACGAAGAGACAGTGTCCATTGCAGGCAAATGCTGTGAAAGCGGCGATATGCTTATTTGGGATGTAGAACTGCCTCGCCCGAATAGCGGAGACTTGCTCGCTGTTGCCTCAACCGGAGCTTATAATTACTCCATGGCGAGCAATTATAACCGGATACGCCGACCAGCAGTTGTATTTGTCAACAACGGTGAGGCCGAGCTGGTAGTGCGTCGGGAAACCTACGAGGATATCGTTCGCAATGATGTTTTGCCACAGCGCTTGGTTCGTGATCAAGCCAGTTCAGTGGTTCAGCCCAATGCCAAGATTACGGTTTCGTCCTGA